The genomic region TACTAAACTTTCTGGAGCTCCGGGATAGAAAGGTTCCATTTTTACTTCTTTTTCCTCAACTTTTGCTATGCTAACCTCCCTAGGTATTGCTAAATAGACCGGGCCTTGAGGCTCACTTAATGCTATTTGTATTGCTCTAGATATTGCTGCAGGTACTTGAGAAGGATCCCTTATTTCAAACTTCCATTTTACGTATTTTATAAGCTCTTCTTGATCTGCGTCCTGAGTCCAGTGAATCCTTAAAGTTCTGCTCGCAGTACTTCCTTTATCAGTATAAGGACTTTTACCCGCAATAACTAACAAAGGTATCCTTGAAGTGTAGGCGTCAGCTATTATTCCTAGACTATTTAATGTCCCGGGAACTGTATGAACCATTAATACACCTAACTTACCTCCTAAAGAATAACCCATTGCTGTGCTCGCAGCAGTTATTTCGTGCGGGACTACTACAAATTCTGGGTTTTTTAACTTAAGCTCGGCCTTGATGAATGCAGGATAATCAGTTCCAGAAACTATGAAGACCTTGTCAGTGTATCTTGAAATTTCCCTAAGTATAAACTCTGCAGCATCCATGGTTATTAAGTAGTTGGATTATTAAATAAAGATAGTGAACGTTAAGTTCTTGTCAAAAAGAAAGAGAGTCGAGGAAAAGAATGCGTCTCTTATAAAGTTGATTATTATTAAAGGCGTAGAGCTAACGAATTTCATAAAATATTAAGCGATATACTGTCCTGCAATTACGTTTAAAAAATATAACCGTATCATAAATATCTGAGAAAAAGGGAAATTTATAGATGAGATTATGCATATTAGTATCTTAAAATTAAGTTCTCCTTATCTGTAATCGTTATTATTATTTATTTTCATAAGATACATAATATGAAACGAGCTGAGGACTGGATTAAACAAGCCGAAAGAGATCTTGAAGAAGCCAAGTATGCGGAGAGTGGCGGATATTATGAACTTGCGTGCTTCCTTTCACAGCAATGTGCTTAGATGGCAGTTAAAGGGCTTTTACAATTTAGAGGCGTAGAGAAGAGAGGCTATTCGATTTCTCACCTTTTAGAAAATCCTCCAGAAGACGTTTTACAATGTGCAATTTTTCTTGATAAGCAATATACTCCATCAAGATATCCAGACGTTTATGATGAAGGTTCGCCCTACGAGTATTACACACAAAAAGATGCAGAAGAATGTATAAATTGTGCAATTGGGTTAAAGGTGAAACCTCCAAATGAAGCTTATTATGTTGTTCGGTTCAAGAGCAAGAGGAGATTTTACGAATAGCAGTGATTACGATGTCCTAGTAGTAGGGGACGAAATTCCCAAGGATCCAAGAAA from Acidianus ambivalens harbors:
- a CDS encoding nucleotidyltransferase domain-containing protein translates to MLFGSRARGDFTNSSDYDVLVVGDEIPKDPRKVPNELYLKVMKMFPG